One window of Alteriqipengyuania lutimaris genomic DNA carries:
- a CDS encoding MATE family efflux transporter: MTDTDHPAGAAAPWRTEIIATLRLSWPLALANLLQMLTYAIDVIFIARLGEEPLAASALVVSVFGLIVWALSGLTGAVAPVISAALGARAPALRPVRRATRMALWLAVISGAAGMIAMLGFEQFALLTGQEPALAALGQSYALVLVFSTIPFLINNVLRSFVSALDRPIFATAITALGIGVNAVGNYAFIFGNWGAPEMGLPGAAVATLMTSLFTMVAYVIAIRIDPKLHRYHIFGRWWVPDWSAFGRIVRIGTPIALMICAEAGVFGAAAFLMGNIGAAQLAAHTIALQIAALAFQVPFGVGQATTIRVGYFYGARDREGMARAGWSGIGIALLFMSCTASAMVLIPKPLLAIYIDPWDVANAGLVAFATRYLLVAAAFQLVDGVQAVAAGALRGLQDTRVPMWIAAFSYWVPGFGLSLTLGFATGLAGVGVWIGLATGLAFAAVLLSWRWARREALGLTRFSPDEAAIRPMSSP; this comes from the coding sequence ATGACCGACACAGATCACCCTGCAGGGGCTGCGGCCCCCTGGCGCACCGAGATTATCGCCACGCTCCGGCTCAGCTGGCCGCTGGCGCTCGCCAACCTGTTGCAAATGCTCACCTATGCGATCGACGTGATCTTCATCGCGCGGCTGGGGGAGGAACCGCTGGCCGCGTCCGCGCTGGTCGTTTCGGTCTTCGGCCTGATCGTGTGGGCGCTGTCGGGCCTGACCGGCGCGGTCGCACCGGTGATTTCGGCGGCGCTGGGGGCACGCGCACCTGCGCTGCGGCCCGTCCGCCGGGCGACACGCATGGCCTTGTGGCTGGCGGTCATCAGCGGGGCGGCAGGAATGATCGCGATGCTGGGGTTCGAGCAGTTCGCGCTGCTGACCGGGCAGGAGCCCGCGCTCGCCGCGCTCGGGCAGAGCTACGCGCTGGTGCTGGTCTTCTCCACCATTCCATTTCTGATCAACAACGTGCTGCGCAGCTTCGTCTCCGCGCTCGACCGGCCGATCTTCGCGACAGCGATCACCGCGCTCGGCATCGGGGTCAACGCCGTGGGCAACTACGCCTTCATCTTCGGCAACTGGGGCGCCCCCGAGATGGGCCTGCCCGGGGCCGCGGTGGCGACGCTGATGACGTCGCTGTTCACGATGGTCGCCTACGTCATCGCGATCCGTATCGATCCGAAGCTGCACCGCTATCATATCTTCGGGCGCTGGTGGGTGCCCGACTGGAGCGCGTTCGGCCGGATCGTGCGCATCGGCACGCCGATCGCGCTTATGATCTGCGCCGAGGCCGGGGTCTTCGGTGCCGCCGCCTTCCTGATGGGCAATATCGGCGCCGCGCAGCTCGCCGCGCATACGATCGCCTTGCAGATCGCCGCGCTCGCCTTCCAGGTGCCCTTCGGCGTGGGCCAGGCGACGACCATCCGCGTCGGCTATTTCTACGGCGCGCGCGACCGCGAAGGGATGGCGCGTGCCGGGTGGAGCGGCATCGGCATCGCGCTGCTTTTCATGAGCTGCACCGCCAGCGCGATGGTGCTGATCCCCAAGCCGCTGCTCGCGATCTATATCGACCCGTGGGACGTCGCGAATGCCGGGCTGGTCGCCTTCGCCACGCGCTACCTGCTCGTCGCCGCCGCGTTCCAGCTGGTCGACGGGGTGCAGGCCGTGGCGGCGGGCGCGCTGCGCGGGTTGCAGGACACCCGCGTGCCGATGTGGATCGCCGCCTTTTCCTACTGGGTGCCGGGCTTCGGCCTGTCGCTGACGCTCGGCTTTGCCACCGGCCTTGCAGGGGTCGGCGTGTGGATCGGGCTCGCCACCGGCCTCGCCTTCGCCGCCGTGCTCCTGAGCTGGCGGTGGGCGCGGCGCGAGGCGCTGGGCCTGACGCGCTTTTCGCCCGACGAGGCTGCGATCAGGCCTATGAGCAGCCCGTGA
- the groES gene encoding co-chaperone GroES codes for MAFRPLHDRVLVRRIEAEEKTAGGIIIPDSAQEKPSEGMIVAVGSGAKAEDGTVTPLDVKEGDRVLFGKWGGTEVKIDGEDLLIMKESDIMGIVS; via the coding sequence ATGGCATTTCGTCCGTTGCACGACCGTGTTCTGGTTCGTCGTATCGAAGCCGAGGAAAAGACCGCCGGCGGCATCATCATTCCCGACAGCGCGCAGGAAAAGCCCAGCGAAGGCATGATCGTTGCCGTGGGTTCGGGTGCGAAGGCCGAAGACGGCACGGTCACCCCGCTCGACGTCAAGGAAGGCGACCGCGTCCTGTTCGGCAAGTGGGGCGGCACCGAAGTCAAGATCGACGGTGAAGACCTGCTGATCATGAAGGAAAGCGACATCATGGGGATCGTTTCCTGA
- a CDS encoding mechanosensitive ion channel family protein has protein sequence MAISPAAAPTPRQTAALDLTFAESIWLWLQANIMQIIGAVAVLVIGLLIASVLSRAAERALNKSHKFDPTVASFLSNIVKYALWAVVLVTVLSQFGVETASILAALGGMALAIGLALQGTLSNVASGVMILVQRPFVVGEAISVDRFTATVQRIGLFTTELKQFDGLFVMVPNSELWNQPIVNLHRHPTRRIELIVGIGYDDSMQQAREVLLALAEDDERVMADPEPQAFVASLDDSSVGVGLRVWCATSDYMQLQWDLTEAAKAKFDEVGLSIPYPQREVTMVQG, from the coding sequence ATGGCCATTTCCCCCGCTGCCGCACCGACCCCCCGCCAGACCGCCGCGCTCGACCTGACGTTCGCCGAGAGCATCTGGCTGTGGCTGCAAGCCAACATCATGCAGATCATCGGCGCGGTCGCGGTGCTGGTGATCGGCCTGCTGATCGCGAGCGTGCTCTCGCGCGCCGCCGAGCGCGCGCTGAACAAGTCGCACAAGTTCGACCCCACGGTCGCCAGCTTCCTGTCCAACATCGTCAAATACGCGCTGTGGGCGGTGGTGCTGGTCACCGTGCTGAGCCAGTTCGGGGTCGAGACCGCCAGCATCCTCGCCGCGCTGGGCGGCATGGCGCTGGCGATCGGCCTCGCGCTGCAAGGCACGCTCAGCAATGTCGCCTCGGGCGTGATGATCCTGGTCCAGCGGCCCTTCGTGGTGGGCGAGGCGATCAGCGTCGACCGGTTCACCGCCACCGTCCAGCGGATCGGCCTGTTCACGACCGAATTGAAGCAGTTCGACGGGCTGTTCGTGATGGTCCCCAATTCCGAACTCTGGAACCAGCCGATCGTCAATCTGCACCGCCATCCCACGCGCCGGATCGAGCTGATCGTGGGCATCGGCTACGACGACAGCATGCAGCAGGCGCGCGAAGTTCTGCTCGCGCTGGCCGAAGATGACGAGCGGGTGATGGCCGATCCCGAGCCGCAGGCCTTCGTCGCCTCGCTCGACGATTCTTCGGTCGGGGTGGGGCTGCGCGTCTGGTGCGCAACGAGCGATTACATGCAGCTCCAATGGGACCTGACCGAGGCGGCCAAGGCGAAGTTCGACGAGGTCGGCCTGTCGATCCCCTACCCGCAGCGCGAAGTGACTATGGTACAGGGCTGA
- a CDS encoding FMN-dependent NADH-azoreductase, which translates to MLTLLKIDASAQLEDRSLTRQLTTLFADTLREEASQVRMIARDVGRAPPPFVDHRFIHAAFTPAEQREPWMTGVLKPSDALIDEVLAADIIVMGAPMYNYGMPAALKAWFDQVARIGRTFSFDLDRGDFPIEPMLSGKKLVVLSSRGEFGFAEGGVRADSNMLDPAIAACAHYLGVARDGIQTVAIEYQEFKDERHRKSVETARERTVEIARHLAG; encoded by the coding sequence ATGTTAACCCTCTTGAAGATCGACGCGAGCGCGCAACTCGAAGACCGCTCGCTAACTCGCCAACTCACAACCTTGTTCGCCGACACCTTGCGCGAAGAAGCCTCTCAGGTTCGTATGATCGCGCGGGACGTGGGGCGCGCGCCGCCGCCCTTCGTAGACCATCGTTTCATCCACGCTGCCTTCACCCCGGCAGAGCAGCGCGAGCCGTGGATGACCGGGGTGCTAAAGCCCTCGGACGCGCTGATCGACGAAGTGCTCGCCGCCGACATCATCGTAATGGGCGCGCCGATGTACAATTACGGCATGCCCGCCGCGCTGAAAGCGTGGTTCGATCAGGTGGCGCGGATTGGCCGGACCTTCTCCTTCGATCTCGACCGGGGAGACTTTCCGATAGAGCCGATGCTGTCGGGCAAGAAGCTGGTGGTGCTCTCGTCCAGAGGGGAGTTCGGCTTCGCCGAAGGCGGGGTTCGTGCAGACAGCAATATGCTGGACCCGGCCATTGCGGCGTGCGCGCATTATCTCGGCGTCGCCCGCGATGGCATCCAAACCGTCGCGATCGAATACCAGGAGTTCAAGGACGAACGCCATCGAAAGTCGGTCGAGACAGCGCGAGAGCGGACGGTCGAGATCGCGCGGCATCTCGCCGGATAG
- a CDS encoding baeRF12 domain-containing protein — translation MKLPHNAHVAVVDGNRFMLLKNTGQIFEPTLEMVEQPDLEASNYSAGVRHQDDVSQRTGATDLDELAHGAAVAEWLNAKAISGDVSQLLVLADPKTLGEMRRHYHSELEKALVGEIDKTVTGEPLEKIAKVIAGS, via the coding sequence ATGAAATTACCCCACAACGCCCATGTCGCCGTCGTCGACGGCAACCGCTTCATGCTGCTGAAGAACACCGGCCAGATTTTCGAGCCGACGCTGGAAATGGTGGAGCAGCCCGATCTGGAAGCGAGCAATTACAGCGCGGGCGTGCGCCACCAGGACGATGTGAGCCAGCGGACCGGCGCGACCGACCTCGACGAGCTCGCTCACGGCGCTGCCGTGGCGGAGTGGCTGAACGCCAAGGCCATCTCGGGCGATGTCTCGCAGTTGCTCGTGCTCGCCGATCCCAAGACGCTGGGCGAGATGCGCAGGCACTATCACAGCGAGCTTGAGAAGGCCCTGGTGGGCGAAATAGACAAGACGGTCACCGGCGAACCTCTGGAAAAAATTGCCAAAGTCATCGCCGGAAGCTGA
- the groL gene encoding chaperonin GroEL (60 kDa chaperone family; promotes refolding of misfolded polypeptides especially under stressful conditions; forms two stacked rings of heptamers to form a barrel-shaped 14mer; ends can be capped by GroES; misfolded proteins enter the barrel where they are refolded when GroES binds), producing the protein MAAKDVKFGREAREGILRGVDTLANAVKVTLGPKGRNVVIDKSFGAPRITKDGVTVAKEIELKDKFENMGAQMIKEVASKANDAAGDGTTTATVLAQSIVKEGMKSVAAGMNPMDLKRGIDLAVTKVVEDLKGRSKDVSGTSEIAQVGVISANGDREVGEKIAEAMEKVGKEGVITVDESKGLEFELETVEGMQFDRGYLSPYFITNPDKMIVELDDPYILIFEKKLSNLQAMLPILEAAVQSGRPLLIIAEDIEGEALATLVVNKLRGGLKVAAVKAPGFGDRRKAMLQDIAILTKGEMVSEDLGIKLENVTLNMLGQAKRVTIDKDNTTIVDGAGDEGDIQARVNEIRTQIDNTSSDYDKEKLQERLAKLAGGVAVIKVGGATEVEVKERKDRVDDALHATRAAVEEGIVPGGGTALLYATKALDGLKGENDDQTRGIDIVRKAILAPIRQIATNAGHDGAVVSGNLLREGDESMGFNAATDTYENLVKAGVIDPTKVVRTALQDAASVAGLLITTEAAVSEVPEDKNGGGMPDMGGMGGGMGGMGF; encoded by the coding sequence ATGGCAGCCAAGGACGTAAAGTTCGGTCGCGAAGCACGCGAAGGCATCCTGCGCGGCGTCGACACGCTCGCAAACGCCGTCAAGGTCACGCTGGGCCCCAAGGGCCGCAACGTCGTGATCGACAAGAGCTTCGGCGCTCCCCGCATCACCAAGGACGGCGTCACCGTCGCCAAGGAAATCGAACTGAAGGACAAGTTCGAGAACATGGGCGCGCAGATGATCAAGGAAGTCGCATCGAAGGCGAACGACGCCGCCGGTGACGGCACCACGACCGCGACCGTGCTGGCGCAGTCGATCGTCAAGGAAGGCATGAAGTCGGTCGCAGCGGGCATGAACCCGATGGACCTCAAGCGCGGCATCGACCTCGCCGTGACCAAGGTCGTCGAAGACCTCAAGGGCCGTTCGAAGGACGTGTCGGGCACCAGCGAAATCGCCCAGGTCGGCGTGATCTCCGCCAATGGCGATCGCGAAGTCGGCGAGAAGATCGCCGAAGCGATGGAAAAGGTCGGCAAGGAAGGCGTCATCACCGTCGACGAATCGAAGGGCCTCGAATTCGAGCTCGAGACCGTCGAAGGCATGCAGTTCGACCGCGGCTACCTGTCGCCCTACTTCATCACCAACCCCGACAAGATGATCGTCGAGCTGGATGATCCCTACATCCTGATCTTCGAGAAGAAGCTGTCGAACCTGCAGGCGATGCTGCCGATCCTCGAAGCAGCCGTTCAGTCGGGCCGTCCGCTCCTCATCATCGCGGAAGACATCGAAGGCGAGGCGCTGGCCACGCTGGTGGTCAACAAGCTGCGCGGCGGCCTGAAGGTCGCAGCGGTCAAGGCTCCCGGTTTCGGCGATCGTCGCAAGGCGATGCTGCAGGACATCGCGATCCTGACCAAGGGCGAAATGGTCAGCGAAGATCTCGGCATCAAGCTCGAGAACGTCACGCTGAACATGCTCGGCCAGGCCAAGCGCGTCACCATCGACAAGGACAACACCACGATCGTCGACGGTGCCGGTGACGAGGGCGACATCCAGGCCCGCGTCAACGAAATCCGCACGCAGATCGACAACACCAGCAGCGACTACGACAAGGAAAAGCTGCAGGAACGTCTCGCCAAGCTCGCGGGCGGCGTCGCCGTGATCAAGGTCGGCGGTGCCACCGAAGTCGAGGTGAAGGAGCGTAAGGACCGCGTCGACGACGCGCTGCACGCAACCCGCGCCGCGGTCGAAGAAGGCATCGTCCCGGGCGGCGGTACCGCGCTGCTCTACGCCACCAAGGCCCTCGACGGCCTGAAGGGCGAGAACGACGACCAGACCCGCGGTATCGACATCGTGCGCAAGGCGATCCTCGCCCCGATCCGCCAGATCGCGACCAATGCCGGCCATGACGGTGCGGTGGTCTCGGGCAACCTGCTGCGCGAAGGCGACGAGTCGATGGGCTTCAACGCCGCGACCGACACTTACGAGAACCTCGTGAAGGCCGGCGTGATCGACCCGACCAAGGTCGTGCGCACCGCGCTGCAGGATGCGGCTTCGGTTGCCGGCCTGCTGATCACCACCGAAGCGGCGGTGAGCGAAGTGCCGGAAGACAAGAACGGCGGCGGCATGCCCGACATGGGCGGCATGGGCGGCGGCATGGGCGGCATGGGCTTCTAA
- a CDS encoding LysR substrate-binding domain-containing protein, with protein sequence MRKLPPLHALRAFEAAARHLHFGHAAAELGVDPTAISHQIRKLEAILGGPLFIRRPRPMRLTAEGEALYPEIRAAFDRMANAVEQGRATARRTLTISTTMAFAAEWLTPRLTQLSQELGVDVHIDAENRPVDLDTGEIDLALRSQFDRGHKGLWRHLFDDRLIAVAAPGLLEEYPNRGNAEGPIDLPLIQYRWTSQNRESLDWSGYFAQSGQANRDLNIVASFSEESHAVGAALSAMGAALLSECLIADRLARGELVRIGETSLAAPALWAVSRDDHPQAAQIAAAIAWIAAARPLA encoded by the coding sequence ATGAGAAAGCTTCCGCCACTCCATGCGTTGCGCGCCTTCGAAGCGGCGGCCCGTCACCTTCACTTCGGGCACGCGGCCGCGGAGCTGGGCGTCGATCCCACCGCGATAAGCCACCAAATCCGCAAGCTCGAAGCGATCCTGGGCGGGCCGCTCTTCATCCGTCGCCCCCGGCCGATGCGGCTGACCGCAGAGGGCGAAGCGCTGTATCCGGAGATCCGCGCCGCCTTCGACCGGATGGCGAATGCGGTCGAGCAGGGCCGCGCGACGGCCCGGCGCACGCTTACCATCTCCACCACGATGGCCTTCGCCGCCGAATGGCTGACGCCGCGGCTCACCCAGCTCTCGCAAGAGTTGGGTGTGGATGTGCATATTGATGCCGAAAATCGCCCGGTCGATCTCGATACGGGCGAGATCGATCTCGCCCTGCGCTCGCAATTCGACCGAGGTCATAAGGGACTGTGGCGCCACCTGTTCGACGATCGTCTGATCGCGGTGGCCGCGCCCGGCCTCTTGGAAGAGTATCCCAATAGGGGAAATGCGGAGGGTCCGATCGACCTGCCGCTGATCCAGTATCGCTGGACCTCGCAAAACCGCGAATCGCTCGATTGGTCAGGCTATTTCGCGCAGTCCGGTCAGGCGAACCGCGATTTGAACATCGTGGCATCGTTCAGCGAAGAGAGTCACGCCGTCGGGGCCGCGCTATCCGCAATGGGGGCGGCCTTGCTGTCCGAATGCCTGATTGCCGACCGGCTCGCACGAGGTGAGCTTGTACGCATCGGGGAGACGAGCTTGGCGGCGCCCGCGTTGTGGGCGGTCTCTCGCGACGACCATCCGCAGGCGGCGCAGATCGCGGCGGCGATCGCATGGATCGCCGCCGCGCGCCCCCTTGCCTAG
- a CDS encoding DUF305 domain-containing protein — protein sequence MTIRTLAAAASLLAVASPLAAQDAPIIQPGAPGAENRTLKAEDATKLAATTFTQADARFMRMMIPHHAQATEMTQLVEERTNNEDIVAIAGRIDAGQADEIQFMRDWLTSRGQPLGMEHMAGLSHAEHMASMGMATSEQMARLASLNSTEFDALFLELMIRHHQGATDMVDDLLREPGTAYDPVLFEFVNDIKTEQQGEIDRMNAIAATLSADPRAGLAAGFRDAGEAISNLRLVTAMPKPTGFFDPANPAQLQPRIEEETPEDEEGEAVNSEEEPELVSTAAPDPRDEDEESEDRFGQRGSLLSFAQTDMAFSDDILVTGNYHGWNAYRLGDDGVPQLVTSVVCPGGQGDVSIVGDILVMSVQDSRARIDCGLEGVEGRVSEDRFRGLRIFDISDLTNPRQVGQVQTCRGSHTHSVVDADETRIVVYNSGTSYVRDDAELEGCFDTAGDETALFSIDVIEIPLANPAASRIVDSPRIFASDGQIAGLWRGGDHGDGTQETSVTNQCHDITVFPSLNLAAGACSGNGIILDISDPMKPTRVDDVTDQGFAYWHSATFNNDGTKVLFTDEWGGGGRPRCLAGDPMDWGANAIYSLENGELTYESHFKIPGVQSDKENCVAHNGSIIPVPGRDIFVQAWYQGGISVIDFTDSDNPVEIAYFDRGPVDEDQLITGGYWSAYWYKGRIYATEIARGLDVFALEPSEFLTAEEIAAAEAAQYPGDVFNPQTQTQVTWPADVIAAVEASRKGG from the coding sequence ATGACCATCCGGACCCTCGCCGCCGCAGCCAGCCTTCTTGCCGTCGCATCGCCATTGGCCGCGCAGGACGCGCCGATCATCCAGCCTGGCGCACCGGGGGCCGAAAACCGGACCCTGAAGGCCGAGGATGCGACCAAGCTGGCGGCAACGACCTTCACGCAGGCCGATGCACGTTTCATGCGGATGATGATCCCGCACCATGCGCAGGCCACCGAGATGACGCAGCTGGTCGAAGAGCGGACCAACAACGAAGATATCGTCGCGATCGCCGGCCGGATCGATGCCGGCCAGGCCGACGAGATCCAGTTCATGCGGGACTGGCTGACCTCGCGCGGGCAACCGCTCGGTATGGAGCATATGGCTGGCTTGAGCCACGCGGAGCACATGGCCTCGATGGGCATGGCGACGTCCGAGCAGATGGCGCGGCTCGCATCGCTCAATAGCACCGAATTCGACGCGCTGTTCCTCGAACTGATGATCCGGCACCACCAGGGCGCGACCGACATGGTCGACGACCTGCTGCGCGAGCCGGGCACCGCCTACGACCCGGTGCTGTTCGAGTTCGTCAACGACATCAAGACCGAGCAGCAGGGCGAGATCGACCGGATGAATGCGATCGCCGCCACGCTCTCCGCCGATCCGCGTGCCGGCCTCGCCGCCGGTTTCCGCGATGCGGGCGAGGCGATCAGCAACTTGCGCCTCGTCACAGCGATGCCCAAGCCGACCGGCTTCTTCGACCCCGCCAACCCGGCGCAGCTTCAGCCGCGGATCGAGGAGGAGACGCCCGAGGACGAGGAAGGCGAAGCGGTCAACAGCGAGGAAGAGCCCGAACTGGTCAGCACCGCCGCGCCCGATCCGCGTGATGAAGACGAGGAAAGCGAGGATCGCTTCGGTCAGCGCGGCTCGCTGCTGAGCTTCGCGCAGACCGACATGGCCTTCTCCGACGATATTCTGGTGACCGGCAATTATCACGGCTGGAACGCCTATCGCCTAGGCGACGACGGAGTGCCGCAGCTCGTCACTTCGGTCGTGTGTCCGGGCGGGCAGGGCGACGTCTCGATCGTCGGCGACATTCTGGTGATGAGCGTGCAGGACAGCCGCGCGCGCATCGATTGCGGGCTCGAAGGGGTCGAGGGCCGGGTGAGCGAAGACCGCTTCCGGGGTCTGCGCATCTTCGACATTTCGGATCTCACCAACCCGCGCCAGGTGGGCCAGGTGCAGACCTGCCGGGGCAGCCATACGCATTCGGTCGTCGATGCCGACGAGACCCGCATCGTGGTGTACAATTCGGGCACCAGCTACGTGCGCGACGATGCCGAACTCGAAGGCTGCTTCGATACCGCAGGCGACGAGACCGCGCTGTTCAGCATCGACGTCATCGAAATTCCGCTGGCCAATCCGGCGGCCTCGCGGATCGTCGACAGCCCGCGCATCTTCGCCAGCGATGGACAGATTGCCGGCCTGTGGCGCGGCGGCGACCACGGCGACGGCACGCAGGAAACCTCTGTCACCAACCAGTGCCACGACATCACCGTGTTCCCCTCCCTCAACCTCGCGGCGGGCGCGTGCTCAGGCAACGGCATCATCCTCGACATTTCGGACCCGATGAAGCCGACCCGCGTCGACGACGTGACCGACCAGGGTTTCGCCTACTGGCACTCGGCCACCTTCAACAACGACGGCACCAAGGTGCTGTTCACCGATGAATGGGGCGGAGGTGGCCGCCCGCGCTGCCTCGCCGGCGATCCGATGGATTGGGGTGCCAATGCGATCTACTCGCTCGAGAATGGCGAGCTGACCTACGAGAGCCACTTCAAGATCCCCGGCGTCCAGTCCGACAAGGAGAACTGCGTCGCGCACAACGGCTCCATCATCCCCGTGCCGGGGCGCGATATCTTCGTGCAGGCCTGGTATCAGGGCGGCATCAGCGTGATCGACTTCACCGATTCCGACAATCCTGTCGAGATCGCATACTTCGACCGCGGCCCGGTGGACGAGGACCAGTTGATCACCGGCGGCTACTGGAGTGCCTACTGGTACAAGGGCCGCATCTATGCGACCGAGATCGCGCGCGGGCTCGACGTGTTCGCGCTCGAACCCAGCGAATTCCTCACCGCAGAGGAAATCGCGGCGGCCGAGGCGGCGCAGTATCCGGGCGATGTGTTCAATCCGCAAACGCAGACGCAGGTGACCTGGCCGGCAGATGTGATCGCTGCGGTGGAGGCGAGCCGCAAGGGGGGCTAG